In Allorhizobium pseudoryzae, the genomic window TCCGCTCACCACTTCATGACGATACACCGTCAGCGTGCCTTTTTCAACGCGTCAGGCGAGCCGGAAAGCGGTGGACTGCGGCAATCCTGCGCCGCCAGGAGGGCACCAGCGCGGAGCGGATGACAGAAGCCTGTTCATAAGCATGGATGAAGCAGGCGCCTCCTGCCAGAATGCCGGCATGTTTGGCGGCACAATCGCTGCGCCAGCGGAAGAGCAAAAGGTCACCCGGCTGCATCGCCTCCAGCACCAGGGGCGGACCCAAGAGACGAGCGGCGGCCTGCAGCAGCCGTTCCTCGCCGGATCGCTCCGCCCAGTCCGGCGCGTAAGGCGGCACGGCCTCCGGTTCGACGCCATAAAGTTCACGCCAGATCCCGCGCACGAGGCCGATGCAATCACAGCCGACACCCTTCGTCGCCCCCTGGTGGCGATAGGGCGTGCCGATCCAGCTTTCCGCCAGCGCCGTGACCCTCGCCCCATCGATCGTCGTCTCGCGTGTCATTCGAAGATCGGCCCGCCGTCATGCAGCCGCTCGCCATCCGCATAGGAATAGCTGAAATCCGTCCCCGGCACGTGCGGGAAACCGCGAAAATTCAGCCCGTTGCCGAAGCGCGCCTTGCAGGTGGCAAAGCGCTTGTCGCAGCCGGCGGTGACCACGGCCGTCTCGCCCAAAGCCGGCAACGCCTCCAGCGGCAGCCAGAGCGTCAGCCGCGCCGTGCCGTCATTCAGCCTCTGATGGCGGTCGATGGCATGTCTGTGGCCAGACAGTTCCAGCGTGCCGCCATCGAAAAAACCCGCGGCAAAACCGGCAAGTCCTGCAAACCTCACGTGGCTGCGATCTTCCACGGCGGCCACCGTGCCTGCTGCGCGCCAACCGGAAAGATCGACGCGGCAGCGGCTGTCTCCCAGATCCGCATCACAGCGGCGGTTGTAAAGCCGGCCCTGCGGCTGGTCGAGCCGATGGGCAATGCTGCGCAGCTCGGCGGAAAACCGGTCGCCCGCGCGCGTCACCTCGCCGATCTCCCGCACGGCCAGCAGCACCGCCTGCAAAGGATCCGTCCAATTGACGAGATAGAGGTTGACGCGCGCGCCGTCATAGCGGCCGGCGGACAGATCCTCCGCCGTAATCGCCGCGCTGGAAAAGCCGCCCGCCACCTCGCCGCTCGCGGCGGCAAAGCCCTCACCCGCCTCGGTCTCGCCCGCGGCAAATCCGCTTGCGGCGCGGCAGAGCGTGCCGTCCACCCAAAGATCCACGTCGTGATCGGTAGAGCCCAACACCGCGCCATCACGCCGAACAACGCGCCAGGCATGGCAGGTGGTCGTCGCATCGCCCGCAAGATGGGTGGCAAGCGCTGTCGGAAGCGACCTCATGGCAGGATCTCCGTCAATGGAATGGCCGGAATGCGCCCTGCCTGAAAAGCCGAGAGATTGACCTCGATCCGGTCCGTATCGAAACGCACCGGCACGTCGAATTCATAACCGGCGCGGATCTCCGCTCCCGGCCCCGGCACATGGCCGGCCCCGAACGTCACGACACCCGTCGCCGTATTGACACTGTAGCGATCACTCGGCACCGCGGCCCCGTTCAGCGCCAGCACCACCGTACCGGACACGGGCTTGGCGATGGTCCGCACCACACCACCGCCGCCATCGGCATAGGTTTTTACCAGCTGAAAGCTCTGGGTCGCTCCGTCACCCGTGCCGATCAGCTGATCGGTCGGCCGCACGCTCTGCAGCGGTCCGGCAGAGGCAAAATCGATCGGGTCGCGAAAGCGGAACCCGTAAAGCTGGCCGCGACGCGCCTCGAAAAAGGCCAGCACCTCGTAGAGATCGGCCACCGACTTCATGCCGGAGCCGGCATCAAAGCTCCGTCGCGCCTGCCGCCAGCGGGCATTGCGGTTCTCGCGGCCGTTCGACAGGCTGACGATATCGGTGCGCCGCACCGGCCCGCCGGTCACCCCCAGCGCCAGGCGCAGCGGAAAACGCACCTCGTGAAAGCTCATGGGTGTTGCTCCTCAAAGCCCGCGCCGGCCGCGCGAGACGCTGCGCGCCAGCATGGCGGAAATCTGCCCCTCGCTCTTGCGGAAGCTTGCGGCATCGGCCGCCGTCACGTTGAAGATGATGGGCGCAGTCGTCCCCTCGCCACCACCGGTCATCGCCACCCCCAGCGTTCCATCCGCGCCGCGCGCCAGGGGCAGGATCGCCTCCGCCCCCGCCTCGCCCATCAGGCCAAGACGATTGCCCTCCATCGGAAACAGGCTCGGGCTGCGGACCACCCCGCCATCGGCAAAGGCGGTGACGGAACCCAGCGAACCGACAAGCGAACTCGCCGCCGAGGACACCGCGCCTTCGAGCGGCTTCAGCGCCGCCGAGAGCGCAATGTCGGTCAGCCGGTTGCCCAGCCCCTGCAGCACGTCCTCAAGGCTCTTGCCGCTCAGCGTGGCGGATTTCAGCGCCCCGCTCAGCGCCGTGCCAAACCGGCCGGAGCGCGTTTCGAGGTCGCTCAGGCTGCGGGCCAACGCCTCGCTGTCCGCCAGCGTCTCGGCAAAGGGCACGGACAGATTGTCTTGCGCCATCGTAATCTCCAATGTGCAGATCGATATCGAACGCGTCGGCGGGCGCGCATCACTCGGGCCCGCGAACCGGGCCGTCCGGAAAGGCCGCCATCAGCGCCATGAGATCACCGCGCTGCAGGCCCGCGCGCTGCGGTCGGCAGGCCCCGGCCATGGCCAGAATTTCACCGGGCGTCAGCGCCCAGAAGGTCTGCGTTGGAAGCCGCAGCAGGCAAAGCCCCAGATGCTGGATCGCCGGCCAGAAGCGATCCTCGCCTGGCGTCGCCGCACCCGCTGCGGCACTCAAGGGCGGCGGGAAACATCCGTCGTGCCGAAAGCCGCCTCCAGAAGATCACCGACGATCGCAACACAGGCCGCCACCCCGCCCTCCACATGCATGGCGGCCACCTCGTCGTCAGAGATCCGGTTTCCGCCACCGCGCAGGCCGGCGGCCATCACCCGCGTCAGATCCGTGGCCGTCACCCGACCGGCGGAAAACCGGGCCGCCAGCGCGCTAAGGTCCGGCACGCCGAACGCCGTTTCCAGCTCGGCCAGCGCCCCCAGCGTCAGGCAGAGAATGCGCCGCTCGCCGTCGATCGCCGCCTCCACCTCGCCGCGCCGCCGGTTGGCGCGGCCAAACTCGTTCGGCTCGCCCCGCCCCGTCATCAGAGCGCCCCGAAGGTCAGGAGACCGGCGGATTCAAGCGCGATTTCGAAGCGCACCTCGCCATTGTATTCGCCAGAATAGTCGAGCGCCGTGATCTGGAAGGCGCCGCTCACCGTGCCGAAGGCCGGGATCAGCACCTGCCAGGAGAGGATCGTCCCGGCGAAGAAGGCGGAGCGCACCAGCTGGTCGGAGGCCTGGTCCTTGAAGAGGCCCGCCCCGGAGATCGAAGCCCGCTGCACGCCCGCCCCGCCCAGAAGCTCGCGCCAGCGCCCGGCGCTTTCGGCATCCGTCACATCCACCGCCTCGGCATTGAAGGCCAGCCGCTTGGAGCGCAGCCCCGCCACGGTCGTCCAGCTGCCGCCACTCTCCACCTTCAGCAAAAGATCTTTGCCCGCCTGCGCCACCATCGTCGTGTCTCCTTTGTCTTGTCCAAGTCAACAAGGGCTTGCAGCACGGCTGCATCCCATCCAATATCCGTCGGCAACGATCAGATCTCGCCAGCAGAGCCATCGGCCAAGAGGGAGTGTTCCGTGGCATTGAGCATCAGGGATTCCGAAACGGAGCGTCTGGCCCGTGCCCTTGCTGCGGCAACGGGAGAAAGCGTCGCCATTGCCACCCGCAAAGCTCTCGAGGAACGTCTCAGCCGCCTCCCCGAAACGCCACCGGCGCCAGCGGAGCGTTTGGCGGAGCGACTGGCGGCAAGTCGTCGCCGGTTTGCGGCCTTGCCTGTGCTCGATCCCCGTACGCCGGACGAAATTCTCGGATATGACGAGCAGTCCGGAACACCATCCTGATGGTGATCGACAGCTCTGCCATCACCGCCATTCTTGCCAATGAAGCAGATGCGGAGTCGCTGGAGCGGCGCCTTCTCGCAGATCCGGTTCGTCTGATCTCGGCAGCCAATTTCCTGGAGCTGGCCATCGTGATCGAAGCAAAGTTCGGAGACGCTGGCGCGAAGGAGTTGAACACCTGGTTCGAACTGGCTGCCGTCAATATCGTGCCCGTGGATGCAGCACTGGCAGATGTGGCGCGGCAGGCATGGCGCAGGTTTGGCAAGGGGCGCCATGCGGCGGCGCTCAACTTCGGAGACTGCTTTTCCTATGCTATGGCCAAGGCCCACAACCAGCCCCTGCTGTTCAAGGGAAACGATTTCAGCCAGACCGATATTCCCGCGGCATGAACTGACGGCAAAGCTTTCTCTCCGGTCTTGGCCACTGAGGTCGTTTTCGTCTTGCCGGCTCGGTATGGCTTGTCCATAAACACACCCAGCATCATTGCCTGCTTTGCTCCCACCTGCTTCCAAAGCCCTGCCATCCGTGTTTCTCCCGCCCCGCCTGCGCCTGATCGCCAGCCTCGCCCTTTGCCAGATCATCGGCTGGGGCACGGGCTTCGATATGCTCGCCGTTCTCGGTCCCCGCATCGGGCCGGAGATCGGCCTGTCGAACCCGGCCGTCTTTGCCGGTCTCGCGGTCATGATGATCACGGTGGGGCTCGCCGGCCCCGCCGTCGGTCGGCTGTTGCAGCGCCAGGGGGCGGCAAAAACGCTGGCGCGAGGCTCCGGCCTGTTTGCGCTCGCCCTTTTGCTCCTCAGCCTCTGCCAACATCCGGTCGCCTATTATGGCGCCTGGCTGCTGATGGGGTTCGCCGGATCGCTGTCGCTCTCCACGCCCACCTATGCCGCCGTCGTCGAACGCGAAGGGGCCGATGGCAAACGCATCATCGCGCTTCTGATGATCTTCACCGGGCTCTCGGCCACCGTCTTCTGGCCGGTCAGCACCTGGCTCGTCTCAATGCTTGGCTGGCGCCAGACACTGCTGGTCTTCGCCGCGCTGCACCTCATCGTCTGCCTGCCTCTACACCTCTTTGCCCTGCCGAAACCGAACCGCACGGGGAACGCGAAGGACGCGGATGAAATGCCGCCCGTCCAGCTCTCGCCGCCGGAAAGGCGCCTGGCCTTCCTGCTGGTCGCCTGCGGCACCTCGATTGCGGCCTTCGTCTCTTTCGGCTTTTCGCCCACCTTCCTGCAATTGCTCGCCCATGCCGGTGCCACGCCGGAGCTCGCGCTGCAGCTTGGTGCGGCGCGCGGCGTCATCGCCATTTCGGCGCGGGCGGTGGATTTTGCCGTCGGCCGGCGGGGCAGCGCCATCCTCACCGCGCTGATCGGCATCGGCGCAATGCTCCTGTCCTTCGTGCTGATGATGGCTTTGTCGGGCACGCCGCCGGTGCTGATCGCCTTTACCGTGCTCTACAGCCTCGGCTCCGGCATCATGGCGGTGGCGCGTGCGGTGCTGCCGCTCTCGGTGTTTTCGGCGCGGGACTACGGCCTGCAGGCCGCCCGCCTCTCCTTGCCGCAGAATGTCGCGATCGCGCTCGCCCCGATGCTGTTTGCCGCGCTGCTCGATGCCGGCGGCGTGGAACTGGCGCTCTCCGGCGCCGTCACCCTCATCACGATTGCCTTCGTCGCCCTCCTGGCGCTCGGTCGTCTCGCCCGCAGGCGTGCCAAGGCTTTCTCTATTCCGTCACGGCCCTGAACGACACCTCGACGACGAAGAGACCACTCTCCGCGTCCCGCCGGCTTTTGATACCCTGGCAGATCAGCGATACCAGATGCGCGCCGGTGAGCGTGAGAGGCGCATGGTGCAGGCTTGCCCGCACCGCAGCCGCCAATGTTTGCGCAGCCGCCCGTCCTTCGGCATCCGACCAGAGGTCGAGGGTCAGAACATGCTC contains:
- a CDS encoding type II toxin-antitoxin system VapC family toxin, yielding MVIDSSAITAILANEADAESLERRLLADPVRLISAANFLELAIVIEAKFGDAGAKELNTWFELAAVNIVPVDAALADVARQAWRRFGKGRHAAALNFGDCFSYAMAKAHNQPLLFKGNDFSQTDIPAA
- a CDS encoding MFS transporter — its product is MFLPPRLRLIASLALCQIIGWGTGFDMLAVLGPRIGPEIGLSNPAVFAGLAVMMITVGLAGPAVGRLLQRQGAAKTLARGSGLFALALLLLSLCQHPVAYYGAWLLMGFAGSLSLSTPTYAAVVEREGADGKRIIALLMIFTGLSATVFWPVSTWLVSMLGWRQTLLVFAALHLIVCLPLHLFALPKPNRTGNAKDADEMPPVQLSPPERRLAFLLVACGTSIAAFVSFGFSPTFLQLLAHAGATPELALQLGAARGVIAISARAVDFAVGRRGSAILTALIGIGAMLLSFVLMMALSGTPPVLIAFTVLYSLGSGIMAVARAVLPLSVFSARDYGLQAARLSLPQNVAIALAPMLFAALLDAGGVELALSGAVTLITIAFVALLALGRLARRRAKAFSIPSRP
- a CDS encoding phage major tail protein, TP901-1 family — its product is MVAQAGKDLLLKVESGGSWTTVAGLRSKRLAFNAEAVDVTDAESAGRWRELLGGAGVQRASISGAGLFKDQASDQLVRSAFFAGTILSWQVLIPAFGTVSGAFQITALDYSGEYNGEVRFEIALESAGLLTFGAL
- a CDS encoding rcc01693 family protein, coding for MSAAAGAATPGEDRFWPAIQHLGLCLLRLPTQTFWALTPGEILAMAGACRPQRAGLQRGDLMALMAAFPDGPVRGPE
- a CDS encoding NlpC/P60 family protein — protein: MTRETTIDGARVTALAESWIGTPYRHQGATKGVGCDCIGLVRGIWRELYGVEPEAVPPYAPDWAERSGEERLLQAAARLLGPPLVLEAMQPGDLLLFRWRSDCAAKHAGILAGGACFIHAYEQASVIRSALVPSWRRRIAAVHRFPARLTR
- a CDS encoding type II toxin-antitoxin system VapB family antitoxin; protein product: MALSIRDSETERLARALAAATGESVAIATRKALEERLSRLPETPPAPAERLAERLAASRRRFAALPVLDPRTPDEILGYDEQSGTPS
- a CDS encoding DUF2460 domain-containing protein; this translates as MSFHEVRFPLRLALGVTGGPVRRTDIVSLSNGRENRNARWRQARRSFDAGSGMKSVADLYEVLAFFEARRGQLYGFRFRDPIDFASAGPLQSVRPTDQLIGTGDGATQSFQLVKTYADGGGGVVRTIAKPVSGTVVLALNGAAVPSDRYSVNTATGVVTFGAGHVPGPGAEIRAGYEFDVPVRFDTDRIEVNLSAFQAGRIPAIPLTEILP
- a CDS encoding phage tail tape measure protein, which codes for MAQDNLSVPFAETLADSEALARSLSDLETRSGRFGTALSGALKSATLSGKSLEDVLQGLGNRLTDIALSAALKPLEGAVSSAASSLVGSLGSVTAFADGGVVRSPSLFPMEGNRLGLMGEAGAEAILPLARGADGTLGVAMTGGGEGTTAPIIFNVTAADAASFRKSEGQISAMLARSVSRGRRGL
- a CDS encoding gene transfer agent family protein, whose amino-acid sequence is MTGRGEPNEFGRANRRRGEVEAAIDGERRILCLTLGALAELETAFGVPDLSALAARFSAGRVTATDLTRVMAAGLRGGGNRISDDEVAAMHVEGGVAACVAIVGDLLEAAFGTTDVSRRP
- a CDS encoding DUF2163 domain-containing protein codes for the protein MRSLPTALATHLAGDATTTCHAWRVVRRDGAVLGSTDHDVDLWVDGTLCRAASGFAAGETEAGEGFAAASGEVAGGFSSAAITAEDLSAGRYDGARVNLYLVNWTDPLQAVLLAVREIGEVTRAGDRFSAELRSIAHRLDQPQGRLYNRRCDADLGDSRCRVDLSGWRAAGTVAAVEDRSHVRFAGLAGFAAGFFDGGTLELSGHRHAIDRHQRLNDGTARLTLWLPLEALPALGETAVVTAGCDKRFATCKARFGNGLNFRGFPHVPGTDFSYSYADGERLHDGGPIFE
- a CDS encoding DUF3168 domain-containing protein, yielding MSAQQALLRAIHARLLGEPLLAPLLAAGGIRDQSMPRPRLPTLTYGEIDSRDYATATEPGEEHVLTLDLWSDAEGRAAAQTLAAAVRASLHHAPLTLTGAHLVSLICQGIKSRRDAESGLFVVEVSFRAVTE